The nucleotide window GTGGGAAGGTTCTTTATAGAAGGTCTGAGGATAGACAGTCTAATGTTGGGACCTCTTAGAGTGGCTCAAGTTATAAGCTTGATAATTATATTATTATCTACTGCTATTTTTATATATAAAAAAAGAGTTAAAAGTCTATAAATGTAAAGGAAATTATAAAAAAAGAAGTATGCTAGAGAAATATGGTGTCAAATCTTAAAAAATACTGTAAAAGAAAAAAGTGGATAATTGACTATTTTTGGATGATATAATACAATATATATACCATTTGAGGGGAGGTCTTAAATTATGACATTAATGGACAAGATTGACGAATTAAGAGACAAGCTTAATAAGTCTATAGAGTGTGAAGACAATTTTGAGGAACTGTATGAATTAAGTAAGAGGCTTGATAAATTAATAGTATCTTATTATGCTAATAAAAATAATAAGATGTCAAGCTAAAGAAACTCCCCACTTTAAACCACTTGTAAATTAGAAAAATTTTAATAGTAATTTTTTGTTTATCAGACTAAATGCCTATTGTTTTTTAAAAATATAGGTATTTGGTCTGTATTTTTTTGCAAAAAAAATTTTTTTATTATTTAAAGAAGGATTTTAGATTACCACTATAGAATAGGAATAATGTAAGTGGTTTAAAGTGGGGGAAAGTGGTATAAAGACCATGTCAGTGGGGTGGGTTGTATGTTTATTGGAGAGTATCAGCATTCTTTAGATACTAAGGGCAGAGTCATAATTCCATCTAAATTCAGAGATGAATTAGGGGATGTATTTGTTATGACTAAAGGACTAGATAACTGTCTTTTTGTTTATCCTATGGAAGAATGGAATATTTTACAAAACAAACTTAAGACTTTACCTCTTACTAAAAAA belongs to Clostridiisalibacter paucivorans DSM 22131 and includes:
- a CDS encoding aspartyl-phosphate phosphatase Spo0E family protein, which codes for MTLMDKIDELRDKLNKSIECEDNFEELYELSKRLDKLIVSYYANKNNKMSS